One Aegilops tauschii subsp. strangulata cultivar AL8/78 chromosome 2, Aet v6.0, whole genome shotgun sequence genomic window, TGCTCTTCTGTTAATAATCTGCCGTAGTAGCACCCGTGCTGAATTTTTGCTGAACCGATTTCCTCTCCAGACCGGCTTCTCGAAGAGCCCGATACCGAGCAGCTGCGTGAGGCCACTCAAGCAGCAGCAGAGCGCCGATCCGGTCGTGCTGCTCCACGGCTTCGACAGGTGCGTGCAATGGCGACACCAAATTCTGGGGCGCCTTATCTTATCGTTCAGCTGGCAATGTCTAATTCCGGTGCCAATAACTGTGCACGGCGTCTTGTCATTTCACCATGCATTTAGCAGTATGTACACTCTAAAAGTATTAGATGCAGTTCTTGTTTAGAGTGGAGGTACACCTACCCTTTGCTGGAGGATGCTGGGCTGGAGACTTGGGCTGTGGACATTCTTGGATGGGGCTTCTCTAATTTAGGTGTGCCCCCAGTCTGCTGCATGTCCTTGGAATTGGTTCTATAAGTTGTGACCACTTCTAATATATTGATCGACTGGATCGTAGAAACAAGGCCACCGTGTGATATCGTATCTAAGCGCGAGCATCTTTATCAGGTACTACAAGTTAACTACTACTGCTGGTGTGCATGTAGATAGTTTCCATATGATGAGTTCAATTCCTACTTCCTAGTCTACAGATGTCCTGTTTAATTCAGAGTGGGTTTGATAAGTAACTGAAGTCTCAGCCTTGCTCAGAGCTGCACAAAAACTAGCTTCTATCCCAAAATAAGGACTGGGTTTCCGGATTATGTAGTACTGCGCTTTTTTTAAGCACGTTTTCAGTTTGCCTTTCCTTGTTTAAATATGTTCAGTCTTTTAAGACCAGTTTTGATGATTTTGTAGTAAAACTGTTTTTATGATTATAGTGGTAATATCCTTACATCTTGACAACCTCTTTGTGTAGTTCTGGAGATCCTACATCAAAAGGCCTATGGTACTAGTTGGGCCTAGCCTGGGTGCTGCTGTTGCCATTGATTTCGCAGTCAACTATCCGGAAGCGGTACCAGCATTTTAAGAAATACCGTGTCCTCTTCATTTCTTACCTAGCAGTCTAGCACGTAGTAGTACCAAAAACTAAAGATATATATTTTTATGCTGTCACTGATGCGAAGTGTATGTACTTTTCTGTAACTGGACAAATCCGCAAGCTTTGTTACAAGAAGCCAACTTCATCTTCATCGCAGGTATCAAAATTAATCTTCATTGGTGCAAGTGTATATGCTGAGGGCACAAAAGATATGACCAGAATGCCTAAATTTGTTCCATATGCTGGGGTGAGTGTTTTTCTGAGCTGCATGCTTTGCTTCACCGTAGCTTTATTTCAGTGTCGAATCATTCTGTTCCTGTTGATATCTTTTCCTGTTACTGTTTAGTTTTTGTGTCCTTAACTCCTGATGCCCATGCTTACTGTATGcatatttattttactttatgatgaTTATGCTTGTCCTAAAGAATGCTCATATTGTATTATTATCTTTTGTTTGTGTCAAACCGATCCAGTGGTATGTTCATATGCTTTGGCTGGAATACAGTATAATTCTTTGCTCCCCAGGTTTTTGTACTGAAGAGTCTTCCTCTGCGACTATTCGCTACACGCTTGGCATTTTATAAAATTCCAGATGGATTATTTGATTGGGTGCAGGTAAGTATCTGTACATTCCTTACTGAACGGAACAACTATCATATTCTGGTTGTTGGTCTATCAGTTAACTCCACTTTATGAGGCGTACTCATACCTTTCTAGTATGCGGTTTCCTCTATCATTCTTCAAGAAACTTTTTTTTCTTGAACACACATGTAAATGCGTGTTGTTGTGTATCAGTAAGCTAAAAGACAAAACATGCCCACAAAAAGCCAAATGTGCAAGTACTTAACAGTCATGCTGCATTTGATGTGTCAAAAACATACAAACCTTTTTTTGCTTCATGCTGCAATATTGTAATTgaactgcaaaaacgtcttatatttagtTACAGAGGTAGTACTTTGCATCGCAATCATATATTTCTTGCCAGTTGAATTCTGCTTAGGTATACCTGATATCCTGTTTTTAACAGTGTGCAGGTGTCACCACGCGCAATTGGAACCATTTAGTTTCCTCTTTACTTTTGGGTTTCAAGTCATGTGTTTTTTCTTTTATTAATTTATTATTCATTACAGATTGGCCGTCTACACTGCCTGCTTCCTTGGTGGGAAGATGCTACGGTTAATTTTATGATTACTGGAGGTTATAATGTCATAAACCAAATAAAGCAGGTTCTTTTCTATAAACATCCAAATTATGATTTTATCCGCTGTTCACATATGCTAAATGTTGCTTATTCCTTATCCAATTCCATTGTCTTCATATCATTCATGGTGCTGTAGGCTCGTAGGACCTATCAGTCAGTAACCTTCTCGTTTTATTTAGATGAAGGAAGAGAACACTCTCCCTGTCTATGCATCCAAATATGCACACAACAAACTTGTTACAAAATCATTAAAATATGTGTCGGATGACCACTGTTGGAGGCTGTAGCCTTGATTGCTGCAACAAAACTTCAGTGATGTGAATATTACTGGTCATGCAAGACACCAAATAAATGCTATCGATGCTGATTCAGAGTTTCCCTTTTtctcaattttttttgaaacattcTCTTTTTTCTCAGTGTTGTTCCTTTACTTTCTGAAGTGTTTTGGTTCATTTAATATAGATAGTTCAAGTGCTTCCTTCAGCACTAGCAGAATCTGTTGCGTAAAAAAATAGCAATTTTTTGTAAACAACGGGCCCTTCTGTTGATTTACACTATGAAACTGCCACAGTATAACTGTCTTACAGAGCTTAACCAAAGCAGAGATAAACACTAACATCTCCTGTTATTACAAAACATAGAGCATCAGCGAAGCTGCAAATGGGTCTCTAGCAAAGCTGTAGAAACATCACTTTCACTCTATGATCCTTCTTGTTGCCGGCGCCCATAAATGCATTCGTGCATATGCCTCCGTGATCACCTTCTTGGGCAGTATCACTCCAGCCTAAATGTTTATTCGATCTTGTTCTTTCTGCAACATCGCCCAGGAGTCAATTTGGCTGCACAGGTTAAAGATGAAAGCCAAAGATCATCAGGAAATTTATGTTTGTACATATTATTcgatcttgtactccctccgattcatattacttgtcttagatttgtcttaGATAAAATATAAGACAAGTAAtgtggatcggagggagtattttaTTATGTTTGTACATATTATACATTAATGAAGATATACCGTAGAATAATTATTCTACAGTTTCAGTGTTAAGAAAAAGGATCATCAGGAAATTTATGTTTAAAATACACAGGTTTGCGTG contains:
- the LOC109746488 gene encoding alpha/beta hydrolase domain-containing protein VTE7 isoform X2: MPPLLTLSSSPVLPPRARFRVSASADVGATGRAAAASNGFPPFLPRAVERIRDGAALRLAKRIERVPVQTGFSKSPIPSSCVRPLKQQQSADPVVLLHGFDSSCLEWRYTYPLLEDAGLETWAVDILGWGFSNLETRPPCDIVSKREHLYQFWRSYIKRPMVLVGPSLGAAVAIDFAVNYPEAVSKLIFIGASVYAEGTKDMTRMPKFVPYAGVFVLKSLPLRLFATRLAFYKIPDGLFDWVQCAGVTTRNWNHLVSSLLLGFKSCVFSFINLLFITDWPSTLPASLVGRCYG
- the LOC109746488 gene encoding alpha/beta hydrolase domain-containing protein VTE7 isoform X1, yielding MPPLLTLSSSPVLPPRARFRVSASADVGATGRAAAASNGFPPFLPRAVERIRDGAALRLAKRIERVPVQTGFSKSPIPSSCVRPLKQQQSADPVVLLHGFDSSCLEWRYTYPLLEDAGLETWAVDILGWGFSNLETRPPCDIVSKREHLYQFWRSYIKRPMVLVGPSLGAAVAIDFAVNYPEAVSKLIFIGASVYAEGTKDMTRMPKFVPYAGVFVLKSLPLRLFATRLAFYKIPDGLFDWVQIGRLHCLLPWWEDATVNFMITGGYNVINQIKQVKQKCLVLWGEDDGIISNKQAYRLQQELPSAILRQVGQCGHIPHVEKPREAAKHVLDFLEGDSLDKADQASSLSSTLVST